In Anaerolineales bacterium, a genomic segment contains:
- a CDS encoding 30S ribosomal protein S20: MANHKSAIKRIRINERRRLRNRIIVSRTRTEVRKARELLAAANPTEAKQATLDAIRTLDKAVSKGVLHKNNAARRKSRLMKKLNALNAAK; the protein is encoded by the coding sequence GTGGCGAACCATAAGTCAGCCATCAAACGTATTCGAATCAATGAGCGCCGCCGTTTGCGCAACCGTATCATTGTCAGCCGCACGCGGACGGAAGTTCGCAAGGCGCGGGAACTGCTTGCCGCCGCCAATCCTACGGAAGCAAAGCAAGCAACGCTGGACGCTATCCGCACGCTGGATAAGGCGGTGAGCAAAGGGGTTCTTCATAAGAACAATGCCGCACGGCGCAAGAGCCGCCTGATGAAGAAACTGAATGCCTTGAACGCGGCGAAGTAA
- the tadA gene encoding tRNA adenosine(34) deaminase TadA: protein MDDAGWMRLALAEAALASEHGDVPVGAVAVREGQVVGRGHNRREIDHDPTAHAEMIALRQAAAAIQHWRLDGVTLYVTLEPCAMCAGALVLARLERLVYGATDPKAGACGGALTVLNHQRLNHRIAVTAGVLADDGAALLVSFFAERRGKKKRSS from the coding sequence ATGGACGACGCGGGTTGGATGCGTCTGGCATTGGCGGAAGCCGCGCTTGCCTCCGAACATGGGGATGTCCCCGTCGGGGCGGTGGCGGTGCGTGAAGGGCAGGTCGTTGGGCGGGGGCATAACCGCCGCGAGATTGACCACGACCCCACCGCCCATGCCGAGATGATCGCCCTACGCCAAGCGGCAGCAGCGATCCAGCATTGGCGCTTGGACGGGGTGACGCTCTATGTGACGCTTGAACCGTGTGCGATGTGTGCTGGGGCGCTGGTTTTAGCGCGGTTGGAGCGTCTTGTTTATGGGGCAACCGACCCCAAAGCGGGCGCGTGCGGCGGCGCGTTGACGGTCTTGAATCACCAACGCTTGAACCACCGGATTGCGGTGACAGCGGGTGTCCTTGCCGATGACGGAGCAGCCCTGCTGGTGAGCTTTTTTGCTGAGCGGCGCGGGAAGAAAAAGCGTTCGTCCTGA
- the rsgA gene encoding ribosome small subunit-dependent GTPase A, with protein sequence MRDISGLVVKTHSGYYTVQVGGTRLVCHLRGTLKQAAKKTELCVIGDRVLVEFTETDMLSGEQRGVITRILPRERLLSRVEPSAYAGKSTEREQIIIANPDQAVFVFAAQQPEPNTRLVDRFLVAAEKAALPDIALVLNKIDAVSEAHARSLFGIYERIGYPVHYVSALSRVGIEPLRKRLQGKISVFTGPSGVGKSSLLNAIQGGLGQAVGAVSERLTKGKHTTRNAEMFPLEGGGYVADTPGLRSLAPWDVEPGELDAYFPEFRPYIPNCAFNDCTHVHEPGCAVRLALESGKIDPARHDSYCRLRADLESQYIY encoded by the coding sequence ATGCGTGATATTTCAGGACTCGTGGTCAAGACTCACAGTGGCTATTACACTGTTCAGGTGGGTGGCACTCGCCTTGTGTGCCATCTGCGGGGGACGCTGAAACAAGCAGCAAAAAAAACCGAATTATGTGTCATTGGGGATCGTGTCCTCGTTGAGTTCACCGAGACGGATATGCTCAGTGGGGAACAACGCGGGGTGATCACCCGCATCCTTCCCCGCGAACGCCTTCTCTCCCGTGTTGAACCCTCTGCCTATGCCGGGAAAAGTACCGAGCGCGAACAGATCATCATCGCTAACCCCGATCAGGCTGTCTTTGTTTTTGCCGCGCAGCAGCCCGAACCAAACACCCGCTTGGTAGATCGCTTCCTTGTTGCCGCCGAAAAAGCTGCCCTTCCAGACATTGCCCTTGTTCTCAACAAAATTGATGCCGTCAGCGAGGCACACGCCCGGTCACTGTTCGGTATCTATGAGCGGATCGGCTACCCTGTTCATTATGTCAGCGCCCTAAGCAGGGTGGGTATTGAGCCTTTGCGAAAGCGCCTGCAAGGGAAAATTAGCGTGTTCACGGGACCCTCTGGGGTGGGCAAAAGCAGCTTGCTCAACGCCATTCAAGGCGGCTTAGGGCAGGCAGTCGGCGCGGTGAGCGAGCGGCTGACGAAAGGAAAACACACCACCCGCAACGCTGAGATGTTCCCCCTTGAAGGGGGCGGCTATGTGGCGGATACCCCCGGACTGCGCAGCCTTGCTCCATGGGATGTTGAACCCGGCGAATTGGATGCTTACTTTCCCGAATTTCGCCCATACATCCCCAATTGTGCCTTCAACGACTGCACCCATGTCCACGAGCCTGGGTGCGCCGTGCGCCTTGCCCTTGAATCGGGTAAGATTGATCCAGCGCGGCATGACAGCTACTGCCGGCTGCGTGCCGACTTGGAATCACAATATATCTATTGA
- the rimI gene encoding ribosomal protein S18-alanine N-acetyltransferase translates to MSATTSVETPLYVLRRMHLADVPQVAALDAICFSAPWTAQAYTFEISDNPHAYMIALVTPSAIPNQSEVVIGYGGMWLIEGEAHISTIAVRPADQGKGLGDVLLIAMLRRALTQRAAYAILEVRVGNATAIALYHKHEFVIVGRQKNYYRETGEDAYLMHLAPLNDAYHARLIERQTRLAARLAYRDDLSAG, encoded by the coding sequence ATGAGCGCGACCACCTCCGTTGAGACGCCCTTGTATGTTCTGCGCCGGATGCACTTGGCGGATGTGCCACAGGTGGCGGCGCTGGACGCTATCTGTTTTTCCGCCCCATGGACGGCGCAGGCATATACCTTTGAGATTAGCGACAACCCGCACGCCTATATGATCGCCCTCGTCACGCCATCCGCCATTCCCAATCAGAGCGAGGTGGTCATTGGTTATGGAGGGATGTGGCTGATCGAAGGGGAGGCACACATCAGCACGATTGCCGTTCGCCCGGCGGATCAGGGTAAGGGTTTAGGGGATGTTCTACTCATTGCCATGCTGCGGCGGGCGTTGACACAGCGGGCGGCGTATGCCATTCTAGAGGTGCGCGTGGGCAATGCGACGGCAATTGCCCTCTACCACAAGCACGAATTCGTCATTGTGGGGCGGCAGAAAAACTACTACCGCGAGACGGGCGAAGATGCTTACCTGATGCACCTTGCCCCGCTAAATGATGCCTATCATGCGCGGTTGATCGAACGGCAAACACGCCTTGCCGCCCGCCTTGCCTATCGGGATGATTTATCCGCCGGATAA
- a CDS encoding alpha-amylase produces MSEKQWLWWQTGVIYQIYPRSFMDSNKDGIGDIPGIISRLDYLKRLGIDAIWLSPFYPSPQADFGYDVADYCDVDPQFGTLADFDRLVDEAHKRDLRIVVDYVPNHSSDQHPWFLESRQSRTNPKADWYVWADPKADGSPPNNWLGHFGGSAWDYAPERGQFYLHSFLKEQPDLNWRNPAVKEAMLNALRFWLERGVDGFRIDVAHFIMKDPEMRDNPLNPTAEGNPYKPLGEYDSLIHLYDKGHPDVHAVYREMRALLDSYSAKRPRYSVGEIHIFDWDEWAQYYGKNLDELHMPFNFGLVNIDWKASAVRTMVDSVEGALKRLNPDAWSNYVLGNHDEHRIASRRGVGQARMAMTLLLTLRGTPTIYYGDELGMLDGVIPPEKEQDPWGLRMPGLGLGRDPERTPMQWDTSPNAGFTAPEADPWLPTSPNTGTISVAAQEGDDRSMLTLTKTLLSLRRGSEALTKGVYTPLDGLPDGVFGYLRAYGEERRLILLNFTGEDVAINLPAFPTAALILSSFLDRKEGAVDLTVFALRGDEGVILTV; encoded by the coding sequence ATGTCCGAGAAACAATGGCTATGGTGGCAGACGGGCGTTATCTACCAGATTTACCCGCGCTCATTTATGGATTCGAACAAGGATGGCATTGGCGATATTCCGGGGATCATCAGCCGCTTGGATTACCTAAAAAGGTTGGGCATTGATGCGATCTGGCTCTCGCCATTTTACCCCTCCCCCCAAGCCGATTTTGGCTACGATGTTGCCGATTATTGCGATGTTGATCCGCAGTTTGGCACGCTTGCCGATTTTGATCGCCTAGTTGACGAAGCGCACAAGCGCGATCTACGTATCGTTGTTGATTACGTCCCCAACCATAGCTCCGACCAACACCCCTGGTTTTTGGAATCGCGGCAGTCCCGGACGAATCCGAAGGCGGATTGGTACGTGTGGGCAGACCCCAAAGCGGATGGCTCGCCCCCCAACAACTGGCTTGGGCATTTCGGCGGTTCGGCGTGGGACTATGCCCCCGAACGTGGGCAGTTCTACCTTCATTCCTTCCTAAAAGAACAGCCCGATCTGAACTGGCGCAATCCGGCGGTGAAAGAGGCGATGCTCAATGCCCTCCGCTTTTGGCTAGAGCGCGGCGTCGATGGCTTTCGGATCGATGTGGCGCATTTCATCATGAAAGACCCCGAAATGCGCGATAACCCGCTGAACCCCACCGCTGAGGGCAACCCGTACAAACCGCTGGGTGAATATGACAGCCTGATCCACCTCTATGATAAGGGTCACCCCGATGTTCACGCCGTCTACCGCGAGATGCGGGCGCTGCTGGATTCCTACAGCGCGAAGCGTCCGCGCTATTCGGTGGGGGAAATCCACATCTTCGATTGGGACGAATGGGCGCAGTATTACGGTAAAAACCTTGATGAACTGCATATGCCCTTCAATTTTGGGCTGGTGAACATCGATTGGAAGGCGTCGGCAGTTCGGACGATGGTGGACAGCGTAGAAGGGGCGCTCAAACGGCTGAACCCCGACGCTTGGTCAAATTACGTCCTCGGCAACCACGATGAACACCGCATCGCCTCGCGGCGGGGGGTGGGGCAGGCACGCATGGCGATGACCCTCCTCCTCACGCTGCGGGGGACGCCCACGATTTACTATGGCGACGAACTAGGGATGCTTGATGGTGTGATCCCCCCGGAGAAGGAACAAGACCCCTGGGGGCTGCGAATGCCCGGTTTGGGCTTGGGGCGTGACCCCGAACGGACGCCGATGCAGTGGGACACCTCGCCCAATGCGGGGTTCACCGCGCCGGAGGCTGACCCCTGGCTGCCCACCAGCCCCAATACAGGGACGATCAGCGTTGCCGCCCAAGAAGGCGATGACCGTTCGATGTTGACGCTGACGAAAACACTGCTCTCCCTGCGGCGCGGCTCAGAGGCGCTGACGAAGGGCGTTTATACTCCGCTGGATGGCTTGCCCGATGGGGTGTTCGGCTACCTCCGCGCTTATGGCGAGGAACGCCGCCTGATCCTGCTCAATTTCACAGGGGAGGACGTGGCGATCAATCTGCCAGCGTTCCCAACGGCAGCGCTCATCCTCAGTTCGTTCTTGGATCGCAAAGAGGGGGCGGTTGACCTCACCGTGTTCGCCTTGCGTGGGGATGAAGGGGTGATCCTGACGGTGTGA